A stretch of Arachis hypogaea cultivar Tifrunner chromosome 15, arahy.Tifrunner.gnm2.J5K5, whole genome shotgun sequence DNA encodes these proteins:
- the LOC112749884 gene encoding long chain acyl-CoA synthetase 6, peroxisomal isoform X1 — MDSAPAQRRLKAIHGHLVSAADSPTAHLRQNPTAGEFFSEQGYSVVLPEKLRTGKWNVYRSSRSPLKLVSRFPDHPEIGTLHDNFVRSVDTFRDYKYLGTRNRVDGTVGEYKWMTFGEAGTARSAIGSGLIYYGIPKGACVGIYFINRPEWLIVDHACAAYSYISVPLYDTLGPDAVRYIVNHAAVQVIFCVSQTLNSLLSFLSEIPSVRLIVVVGGIDGHIPSLPSSTGVQVVTYSNLLNQGSSNLQPFSPPKPDDVATICYTSGTTGTPKGAVLTHANFIANVAGTTMDEKFGPSDVYISYLPLAHIYERTNQVMIVHFGIAVGFYQGDNLKLMDDLAALRPTIFCSVPRLYNRIYAGILNAVKTSGVLRERLFNAAYNAKRQALLNGKNPSPMWDRLVFNKIKAKLGGRVRLMVSGASPLSPDIMEFLKICFGGRVTEGYGMTETSCVISCIDEGDNLGGHVGSPNPACEVKLVDVPEMNYTSDDQPYPRGEICVRGPIIFQGYYKDEAQTREVIDEEGWLHTGDIGTWLPGGRLKIIDRKKNIFKLAQGEYIAPEKIENVYVKCKFVAQCFVYGDSLNSSLVAVVAVDPDVLKAWAASEGITYNDISQLCNDPRARAAVLADMDAVGQEAQLRGFEFVKAVTLVPEPFTMENDLLTPTFKIKRPQAKEYFAKAISDMYSELSKTDPNQKTL, encoded by the exons ATGGATTCAGCTCCTGCTCAACGTCGTCTCAAAGCCATCCATGGTCACCTAGTCTCCGCCGCGGATTCTCCCACCGCCCACCTCCGACAGAACCCCACCGCCGGAGAGTTCTTCTCTG AACAGGGGTACAGTGTTGTATTACCAGAGAAATTGCGGACAGGAAAGTGGAATGTGTATAG ATCCTCACGTTCTCCTCTCAAGCTAGTGAGCAGATTCCCTGATCATCCTGAAATTGGTACACTGCATGATAATTTCGT GCGTTCAGTTGACACTTTTCGAGACTATAAGTATCTGGGAACCCGAAACCGTGTTGATGGAACAGTTGGGGA GTACAAGTGGATGACTTTTGGAGAAGCAGGTACTGCACGGTCAGCTATAGGCTCTGGTTTGATTTATTATGGAATTCCAAAG GGAGCTTGCGTTGGCATATACTTTATTAATAGACCGGAGTGGCTCATTGTTGACCATGCTTGCGCTGCATATTCATACATATCAGTGCCTTTATATGATACTCTTG GTCCTGATGCTGTCAGGTATATTGTTAATCATGCTGCTGTGCAAGTAATATTTTGTGTGTCTCAAACATTAAATTCG TTGCTGAGCTTCTTGTCAGAGATTCCAAGTGTACGACTAATTGTGGTAG TTGGAGGCATTGATGGTCATATTCCATCACTTCCATCATCAACTGGAGTTCAGGTTGTAACATATTCAAATCTACTAAATcag GGAAGCAGTAATCTTCAGCCCTTTAGCCCACCAAAACCTGATGATGTTGCAACTATTTGCTATACAAGTGGTACAACTGGAACCCCAAAG GGGGCTGTCTTGACCCATGCAAACTTCATTGCAAATGTTGCTGGGACCACTATGGATGAAAAATTTGGCCCTTCTGATGT TTATATATCATATCTCCCTTTAGCACACATTTATGAGCGGACAAACCAAGTCATGATAGTGCATTTTGGCATTGCAGTGGGATTCTACCAGGGG GATAATTTGAAACTAATGGATGATCTAGCTGCTCTCAGGCCTACTATCTTCTGCAGTGTCCCTCGGTTGTATAATAGAATATATGCTGG TATTCTTAATGCTGTTAAAACATCTGGTGTTCTGAGGGAAAGGCTATTTAATGCTGCATATAATGCTAAAAGGCAAGCATTATTGAATG GTAAGAACCCTTCTCCAATGTGGGACAGATTAGTTTTCAACAAGATAAAGGCAAAGCTTGGAGGACGAGTTCGCCTTATGGTATCAGGTGCCTCACCTTTATCACCTGATATCATGGAGTTTCTAAAGAT TTGCTTTGGTGGTCGGGTGACTGAAGGATATGGAATGACTGAGACTTCTTGTGTTATAAGCTGCATTGATGAAGGCGACAACCTTGGTGGTCATGTTGGATCTCCCAATCCAGCCTGTG AGGTAAAACTCGTGGATGTGCCAGAAATGAACTATACATCTGATGATCAGCCCTATCCACGTGGTGAAATTTGTGTTAGGGGTCCAATTATTTTTCAAGGTTATTACAAAGATGAAGCTCAGAC GAGGGAAGTCATTGATGAAGAGGGGTGGCTCCATACTGGAGATATTGGGACATGGTTACCTGGAGGTCGTCTCAAAATTATTGATAG GAAGAAGAATATCTTTAAGTTGGCACAAGGCGAGTACATTGCACCAGAGAAGATTGAAAACGTATATGTCAAATGCAAGTTTGTTGCTCAGTGCTTTGTATATG GTGATAGCCTAAACTCTTCTTTGGTAGCTGTTGTCGCGGTGGATCCTGATGTATTGAAAGCATGGGCTGCTTCGGAAGGCATCACG TATAATGATATATCACAACTTTGTAATGATCCAAGAGCGAGGGCTGCTGTCTTGGCGGACATGGATGCTGTCGGACAAGAAGCTCAA CTTAGAGGTTTTGAATTTGTAAAAGCTGTGACTTTGGTGCCTGAACCATTCACAATGGAGAACGATCTGCTGACTCCTACATTCAAG ATTAAGAGACCTCAAGCGAAGGAGTACTTTGCAAAAGCAATATCTGATATGTACAGTGAGCTCTCAAAAACTGATCCTAATCAGAAGACATTGTGA
- the LOC112749884 gene encoding long chain acyl-CoA synthetase 6, peroxisomal isoform X2 has translation MIISFDTFRDYKYLGTRNRVDGTVGEYKWMTFGEAGTARSAIGSGLIYYGIPKGACVGIYFINRPEWLIVDHACAAYSYISVPLYDTLGPDAVRYIVNHAAVQVIFCVSQTLNSLLSFLSEIPSVRLIVVVGGIDGHIPSLPSSTGVQVVTYSNLLNQGSSNLQPFSPPKPDDVATICYTSGTTGTPKGAVLTHANFIANVAGTTMDEKFGPSDVYISYLPLAHIYERTNQVMIVHFGIAVGFYQGDNLKLMDDLAALRPTIFCSVPRLYNRIYAGILNAVKTSGVLRERLFNAAYNAKRQALLNGKNPSPMWDRLVFNKIKAKLGGRVRLMVSGASPLSPDIMEFLKICFGGRVTEGYGMTETSCVISCIDEGDNLGGHVGSPNPACEVKLVDVPEMNYTSDDQPYPRGEICVRGPIIFQGYYKDEAQTREVIDEEGWLHTGDIGTWLPGGRLKIIDRKKNIFKLAQGEYIAPEKIENVYVKCKFVAQCFVYGDSLNSSLVAVVAVDPDVLKAWAASEGITYNDISQLCNDPRARAAVLADMDAVGQEAQLRGFEFVKAVTLVPEPFTMENDLLTPTFKIKRPQAKEYFAKAISDMYSELSKTDPNQKTL, from the exons ATGATAATTTCGT TTGACACTTTTCGAGACTATAAGTATCTGGGAACCCGAAACCGTGTTGATGGAACAGTTGGGGA GTACAAGTGGATGACTTTTGGAGAAGCAGGTACTGCACGGTCAGCTATAGGCTCTGGTTTGATTTATTATGGAATTCCAAAG GGAGCTTGCGTTGGCATATACTTTATTAATAGACCGGAGTGGCTCATTGTTGACCATGCTTGCGCTGCATATTCATACATATCAGTGCCTTTATATGATACTCTTG GTCCTGATGCTGTCAGGTATATTGTTAATCATGCTGCTGTGCAAGTAATATTTTGTGTGTCTCAAACATTAAATTCG TTGCTGAGCTTCTTGTCAGAGATTCCAAGTGTACGACTAATTGTGGTAG TTGGAGGCATTGATGGTCATATTCCATCACTTCCATCATCAACTGGAGTTCAGGTTGTAACATATTCAAATCTACTAAATcag GGAAGCAGTAATCTTCAGCCCTTTAGCCCACCAAAACCTGATGATGTTGCAACTATTTGCTATACAAGTGGTACAACTGGAACCCCAAAG GGGGCTGTCTTGACCCATGCAAACTTCATTGCAAATGTTGCTGGGACCACTATGGATGAAAAATTTGGCCCTTCTGATGT TTATATATCATATCTCCCTTTAGCACACATTTATGAGCGGACAAACCAAGTCATGATAGTGCATTTTGGCATTGCAGTGGGATTCTACCAGGGG GATAATTTGAAACTAATGGATGATCTAGCTGCTCTCAGGCCTACTATCTTCTGCAGTGTCCCTCGGTTGTATAATAGAATATATGCTGG TATTCTTAATGCTGTTAAAACATCTGGTGTTCTGAGGGAAAGGCTATTTAATGCTGCATATAATGCTAAAAGGCAAGCATTATTGAATG GTAAGAACCCTTCTCCAATGTGGGACAGATTAGTTTTCAACAAGATAAAGGCAAAGCTTGGAGGACGAGTTCGCCTTATGGTATCAGGTGCCTCACCTTTATCACCTGATATCATGGAGTTTCTAAAGAT TTGCTTTGGTGGTCGGGTGACTGAAGGATATGGAATGACTGAGACTTCTTGTGTTATAAGCTGCATTGATGAAGGCGACAACCTTGGTGGTCATGTTGGATCTCCCAATCCAGCCTGTG AGGTAAAACTCGTGGATGTGCCAGAAATGAACTATACATCTGATGATCAGCCCTATCCACGTGGTGAAATTTGTGTTAGGGGTCCAATTATTTTTCAAGGTTATTACAAAGATGAAGCTCAGAC GAGGGAAGTCATTGATGAAGAGGGGTGGCTCCATACTGGAGATATTGGGACATGGTTACCTGGAGGTCGTCTCAAAATTATTGATAG GAAGAAGAATATCTTTAAGTTGGCACAAGGCGAGTACATTGCACCAGAGAAGATTGAAAACGTATATGTCAAATGCAAGTTTGTTGCTCAGTGCTTTGTATATG GTGATAGCCTAAACTCTTCTTTGGTAGCTGTTGTCGCGGTGGATCCTGATGTATTGAAAGCATGGGCTGCTTCGGAAGGCATCACG TATAATGATATATCACAACTTTGTAATGATCCAAGAGCGAGGGCTGCTGTCTTGGCGGACATGGATGCTGTCGGACAAGAAGCTCAA CTTAGAGGTTTTGAATTTGTAAAAGCTGTGACTTTGGTGCCTGAACCATTCACAATGGAGAACGATCTGCTGACTCCTACATTCAAG ATTAAGAGACCTCAAGCGAAGGAGTACTTTGCAAAAGCAATATCTGATATGTACAGTGAGCTCTCAAAAACTGATCCTAATCAGAAGACATTGTGA